A single region of the Vicia villosa cultivar HV-30 ecotype Madison, WI unplaced genomic scaffold, Vvil1.0 ctg.002392F_1_1, whole genome shotgun sequence genome encodes:
- the LOC131638715 gene encoding uncharacterized protein LOC131638715 yields the protein MIDITDRERKLDKSNVSNDSKSLSESNVTKNVLTTYEDIVKLPLFPIRLQTANIPVGPSRYLVRLNCSDSSHKRDTSFVSKSFRMSQQSCDASRVSDSATPDESSNPNRSLKVVPLRTVSSDKGCTIEELTNEGTRYVDKEITRTVTRILKENHQVPGIFVPLQTIMHDPFKNTSKAEVAHTSGCDPAEEKIIKIGQGGAKNTNVTEDVNDIEENKHTKVNTEIEAKSTVKNSIKKKSTSTGPIKSRAVAKSVGVGPSKSWSKVVPKKIKEREIVESESDVEGDVPNIPSRKNLTTSKLATSIPEIPIYNVSFHYASSAIRWKYVLQKRLVVERELTPNAVENKEILELIQEDGLLKTVCNLPKLYERLVKEFVVNLSEDCGNSKSVDFIKVFVRGKCVSFSPSVINNFLARTNEAQPKLEVIDNKVCQVITTKQVKSWPLKKKLTARAKAKFDYGTYIFDQTMKHAGSFNGTHVPDIVMTSAEASKSGASARKSEVIAILKETCKELEARKISLEKMISTLEMDEDEEFADVVEMEDEDEQEKEVEPEEELEEESASPADGSEKESYADTSRGSDSVQ from the exons atgatagacattactgACCGGGAAAGAAAACTAGATAAGTCAAATGTGAGCAATGATTCTAAAAGTCTATCAGAAAGTAATGTCACAAAGAATGTTTTAACAACGTATGAAGACATTGTGAAG CTCCCTCTCTTTCCTATTCGTCTACAAACGGCAAACATCCCTGTTGGTCCTTCTCGCTACTTAGTAAGGTTGAACTGCTCGGATTCTTCTCACAAGCGTGACACGAGTTTTGTCTCAAAGAGTTTCAGAATGTCTCAGCAATCGTGTGATGCATCTCGCGTATCTGACTCGGCAACACCGGATGAGTCCTCTAACCCTAATAGGAGTCTGAAGGTTGTACCTTTAAGGACGGTTAGCAGTGACAAAGGTTGTACCATAGAGGAACTTACTAATGAAGGAACCAGATATGTCGATAAAGAAATTACCAGAACTGTTACACGCATTCTGAAGGAAAATCATCAAGTGCCTGGGATATTTGTCCCTCTTCAAACCATAATGCATGATCCCTTCAAGAACACCAGTAAGGCTGAAGTTGCTCACACCTCTGGTTGTGACCCAGCTGAAGAAAAGATCATTAAGATTGGACAAGGAGGTGCTAAGAATACCAATGTTACCGAGGATGTCAATGACATCGAAGAGAATAAGCACACTAAGGTCAATACTGAAATAG AAGCTAAGAGCACTGTCAAAAACTCTATCAAGAAGAAGAGTACTTCTACTGGTCCTATCAAGAGTAGAGCTGTGGCTAAGAGTGTAGGGGTTGGTCCCTCAAAGTCTTGGAGCAAGGTTGTTCCAAAGAAAATAAAGGAGAGGGAAATTgttgaatctgagtctgatgttgaAGGGGATGTCCCTAACATTCCATCAAGGAAGAATCTTACAACAAGCAAGCTTGCTACAAGTATTCCTGAAATACCTATTTATAATGTGTCATTCCACTATGCCTCCAGTGCCATCAGGTGGAAATATGTGCTCCAAAAAAGACTGGTTGTTGAAAGGGAGTTGACTCCAAATGCTGTTGAGAACAAGGAAATCTTAGAGCTAATTCAAGAAGATGGACTATTAAAAACTGTGTGCAACCTTCCCAAATTATATGAGAGGCTGGTCAAAGAATTTGTGGTGAACCTATCTGAAGATTGTGGAAACAGCAAGAGTGTGGACTTCATAAAGGTGTTTGTGAGAGGTAAGTGTGTTTCATTCTCTCCTTCTGTGATTAATAACTTCTTGGCAAGAACAAATGAAGCTCAACCTAAGCTTGAAGTGATAGACAATAAGGTTTGTCAAGTGATCACAACCAAGCAGGTAAAAAGCTGGCCCTTAAAAAAGAAACTAACTGCAA GAGCAAAGGCAAAGTTTGACTATGGAACATATATTTTCGACCAAACTATGAAGCATGCTGGAAGCTTCAAT GGTACGCATGTTCCAGACATTGTAATGACATCGGCTGAAGCATCCAAGTCTGGAGCATCAGCTAGAAAATCAGAAGTCATAGCAATATTAAAAGAGACCTGCAAAGAGCTGGAAGCTAGGAAGATATCCCTTGAAAAGATGATAAGTACTCTGGAAATGGATGAGGATGAGGAATTTGCAGATGTTGTAGAgatggaagatgaagatgaacaaGAGAAGGAAGTAGAACCAGAAGAAGAATTGGAAGAAGAGAGTGCCAGTCCTGCTGATGGATCCGAGAAAGAAAGTTATGCAGACACCTCAAGAGGGTCTGACTCTGTGCAGTAA